The genomic region CGCATCAGCCATTTGTTCGCTGCGACCAATGGACGAGAAGTCCGTCCGCCCGCCGCGGCGGTTGGAAGTGACCGCGTCGTGCCAGCGAGCGCAACGAGCACCGGCGATGACGGATCTGCGCAGAACGGCCAGGACCGCAAGCTTGCCTTCGTGAACGCCTCTGCGGACCGTCGTACGGTCAGCCCTGACCGCATCACCAAGCCAGCTTCACCGTATATCGTGCAGGCTGGGACGGTCATTCCGGGAGCTCTGATCACAGGGATTAGATCGGATCTCCCAGGCCAAATTACCGCGCAGGTGACCGAAAACGTCTTTGATACGCCGACCGGCCGCTTTCTGCTTGTGCCTCAGGGAGCGCGTCTGATCGGCGTCTACGATAGCCAGGTCACTTTCGGTCAGTCCCGCGTCCTACTCGTCTGGACCCGCCTGATCATGCCGAATGGACGTTCCATCGTTCTCGAGCGGCAACCCGGCGCTGACGCTGCCGGATACGCAGGCCTCGAAGATCAGGTTGATAATCACTGGGGTGAGCTGTTCAAGGCTGCGGCACTATCGACGTTTTTGGCGGTCGGGACCGAACTGGGGGCGGGTTCGGACACCAACAGCAACGACAGCGCAATTATCCAGGCATTGCGACACGGCGCCTCGGATTCACTGAACCAGACCGGGCAGCAGGTAGTTCGGCGCAGCCTCAACATCCAGCCCACTCTCACCGTGCGACCTGGCTTTCCGGTTCGCGTCATCGTCAATCGAGATCTCATACTTGTGCCATACGGAGTGTAACGGCATGCCCAAGCTTAAAATAGCAGCACTGCCGGACGACAAGCCGGTCAAGGTCGCCGCAGAACTTCCGGCATCAGTGCATCGGGATCTCGTCGCCTATGCAGAGGCCTTGGCAAGCGAAAGTGGGCAGCGCATCGATCCGGCGAAATTGATCGCACCGATGCTAGCTCGCTTTATGGCCACAGACCGCGGATTTGCAAAGGCGAGACGAGCCGGTCACCCCTCGAGAGCCGGCGGAAGCGAGGGATAGCGCTCTGCCAACAGATTGAGGAAACGGTTTAGAGCCGGATTTTCATTGTCGTCGCGCCAATGCGCAAAGAAGTCTACCCGGCTAGGTCCTGTCCCGTCGTGCAATTCCCGGTACACAAGCCCAGCGAAACTTGCGCCGATATCCGATTCCATCACCAGACTGAGCCCCATGCCCATACTCGTCAGATTTTTGATAATGCCGCGGCTTACGTCGTGGCGCTCTACTGCGGGCCGGTCGTCAGGTGAGGCGAGCTTCGAAATCAGGAGATCCTCGAGTTCGCGTCCAGGATCAATCTTGCTTAGAAGTATCTTTTCGTTGCGCAAATCGGCCCAATAGATGATCTCGCGTGCCGCTAGGTGGTGATCCTGAGGCAACGAGATCAAGATGCGCTCGCTCCACAGCAGTAGTGATTTGACGTCCAGACAAGCCAGACGTCCAGGGCTAACGACGACGTCGACGGTCCCGTTACGCAGCGCGGTCATCAGATGAAAGCGAGAGCGCTCCATCGTTGCCAATTCGATCTGCGGGAGCAGCTTCTTAAATTCACCTATCGTCGCTCGCAAATTGCCGGTGGACACGGACGTGTAGAAGCCAATAACAAGATGGCCAGTATCGCCGCGACCACCGGACCTCCCGGTTTCGACGAGTATGTCGACCTGTTCCAGGATCAGCCGCGCAATTCGCAAAACCGCTTGGCCAGCGATAGTGGGCTTGATTCCTCCGCTGGAGCGCTCGAATAGTGAAGTCCCAACCAGATATTCAAGCTGACCGATGGATCGGCTCAGGACAGTGTGCTTGATCGAAAGGACATCAGCAGCTCGTCGAAAGCTCCCGTAGTCGCTGGCAACCACAGCGAATCGAAGCTGTTGCAGGTCAATCGCGCTCGCTGTGCCACGTCGATTGTTTCTAATCTCAATTCCCGTCATGTTCATCGCCAGTGGGCATACCGCAAGACACGGTGTCCCGCTTAGGGCGAAGACACGCATATTGCTTCTTGGCATGGATCGTTCTAGGCGGCTGCGGAGATTACTGGTGTCCAAAGGACCGGCGCCGAGAGGCCGCCGGCCTTACGAAGGCTGGCTAGAGTATCGCGAGAAATATCGAGGTAACCGGCCACGGCCAAAGTATTGCCAATCGTGGAAGGATTGCAAATACGTCGCAGGGGCCAGCCAGATCGTCGGAGGATTCTCTCCATTCTGACATCCGTAACGGTAAGAATATCCGTGAGCTGCCGTGAAAGCCCGAACTCGACCATTCCAGCAAATAGCTCGTAGGTCGCGAGGGCTATGCCGCAAGCCCCTTTCGGAGCATCGTTAGGGACGTCAGTTGCGAATCGACTACTTTCCCAAACGAGAGGAGTCGATGGCGCGGGTCGGCCTTCAAGGAGCGCTGGAAAGGTGTCGCGAAGCATGGTCGGGCCAAGAGTTGGAAGCAGGCGAACGGAACCATGCACTTGGCCGCTTTCATCTACCTGGATTAGATAGTCAGGATGCAGCGCGTCGAATTCGTCGATCTCCATGTCGCTGCTGGTTTCAACTTCCCATGCCATGCGCAGTTTGAAGACACGATGCCGCAACCGATGCATCTCAACGAGGGTGTCGGAAAGCTCTCCGTACGAAGGTGGTGTGATCAACTGGATCATAATCCCTCCAGTAGTGTTGAATAGCCTTCGTTGAAGCGCGATTATCGCCTCAAATCATCACCTGTAGTTGTAGGGGGGAGGCACCCTAATTTTGCTTTTTTCTATTTGCAGCCGCCAAGTGTGTTACCGCCTGCGCGATTGTGCGAACGCCGAGCTTTTCCTTCGCATTCTCTAAGTAATACGCAACTGTGTTGCGCGAGATACCGAGAATGCAGCCGGTTTCCCAAGAGCTCTTTCCTCGAGCCGCCCACTCCAAACATTCTACTTCGCGGCGCGATAGCCGAATTCCGTCAAGACCACGTTCGTTTCCGAGCTTGCGACGAACGTGAGCATGAAAATACATCGCCATGAGTTGAAGGACACGCGTGTGCGAATCAATGCATTTCTCGAATTGTGGCCGGCTCTCGTCAGTAGCGAAAGTCAATGCGGAGATTGGTCCATGCCCATCGTGGATCGGCACCGTGAAGCCGAACCGGATTCCGCATTGCGCGGCTTCATCGAATAGACGCCGCTGCTCTTTTGAACTGGTTTGTGATCGAAAATCGATTCCCCATCGAAAAGGCTCCGGGCTCTGAAGGGCTTCTCGAATGACGGGATCAATGACTTGGTATTTCTTATCTAGATAATGGGTCGTCCATCGCGTTGGATATGTTGAGATAAGTCGGGGCTTCCTGTCTTCTTCGCTCTGGAGAGCGAGATAAGCGAAACACGATAGGTCCAAAGCCGATGCTGTTTCCGCCAGAGCGTTGGAGAAGCCTTCGGCATCTTCGGCGCTGACTATTGCATCAATGAATTGTTGGAAGACCCGATGCATATGGCTTTCCCTTAGACCGGTATGCGCAGAAGCCTTGTAGGCGACTCACCGTAGCGTCGTCGCGGTGCTGCGCTTGAGGATACCTGGCCCGCCGGACCTAAGGGAAAGCCTGCTAACATCAAGCACCACACGCCTCCGTAGCTAGCGCCGAAGGAAATTAGGCAAAACCTGGCCTGTGCGGGACGCGCCTCACAGTGCGATCTCTCATGTGCAGCCATAGCTAATGCGTGGGATTCTGCGGCCGCGAGGACCGTCTGATCGATAGGGTTTGCGCCGGCAGGACAGGTGTAGATCAGAGGTCGCCGCGGCCGAGCAGCGCGTGCAGCGCGGCCTGCCGCATAGTGGAGAAGATCGACTCCTCGTCGAGGCCCTTCCTAAGCGTCGCAGCGGTGTTGAGCATGGAGAACACGGCCTGGGTCAGCAGTCGTGCCTCGGGTTCGGACAGGTCGGGCCGCAGCGGGATTATCACGGAAATCCATTCTTCGGCGTACAACGCCATCTCGCGCCGGATCCGTCTGTGGTCGTGTTCAGGAAGAGCGTGCTCGTTCTTGGTGAAGATCAGCGTGCTTGGTGGTCCTTTAAGGATCAACCGGATGTGCGACTCGACCATCGCTATCATGGCGGCCTTTGGGTCCTTCGTCGTCTCCGCGATCCGTTTCGCAACCTCGTGCACGATCTGCGTCGGTTCCTCCAGAACCGCGATCAGGACTGCCTGCTTGTTCTGGAAGTGGCGATACAATCCAGGACCAGTGATGCCGGCGCGCGCAGCGATCATTTCAACTGTGACCGCGTCGTATGAGTGCTGCAGGAAGAGCTCAGCAGCGACCGCGATCAACTGCTCGCGCCGCCCGCTGCTGTATGCCCGCTTGATCGGTAATGGCTGAATATTCATTGAGGCGCACCGTACCACGTGGCGGCCGCGAAGCACCGTGTCATCCCGCGCGCCAGCATCGTCTGTCCCGGGCTCAATGAATGGATCATGTGAACATCTCATTTCATCCTCATGTAAATATGTATTCACTTTTCTGGGCCGTCGCCAGATCGCTAGGCGAGGGGCTGAATATTTTCCATCGCGCGCTTATCAGGAATTATGCGGGTTTTGAAGCAAATACCGCAAAGAACGGTTCTAGATGGTCGACGCCGAAAGGTTGTTGACAGGACGCAATTGCTGATCATAAAGTTAGTGTAGATTAACATTGAAGGTGCGGAGGAGGCACAACGCATGCGGTTCATCTTCTTCAGCGAGGGAGAGACCCAGCCGGGACACACCCACGCGCACCGCTATCGCGAGCTCATCGACGAAGTGATTCTGGCAGAGAAAGTCGGATTCGACGCGTTCGGGTGCTCCGAACAGCATTTCGCGATCGGCACGGCCTCGACCTCCGCTCCCGAGGTGATCTACCCGTACATGATGGCGCTAACCAGTCGGATCCAGTTCATCCACCTGATCACGCCGCTTCCCAAGAAGATCAATCACGCGCTGCGCGTTGCGGAGCGGCTGGCGACCGAGGATATCCTATCGAACGGCCGCGTCGGGCTTGCCGTCGGCCGCGGCAACACCACCCTCGCGCTGCGCGCCTTCGAGGTCGACCCCGAGGAGACCAAGGCGCAGCAGATAGAGGGCATTGAGGTCATCCGCCGGGCCCTATCGAACGACATCTTCTCTTTCGTCGGCGAGCATTACAAGATTCCGCCGCGCAGCCTGACGCCCAAGCACGTGACGCTGCCCTATCCGCCAATCATGATGGCGACTTCGAGCCCGCAATCGATCACCGCCGCCGCGCACATGGGCATCGGCGCCATGATGGGCGGCGGCTATAGCGGATTCGCCTCCGTGCAGAGGTCGGCCGAGCTCTATGACAAGGAGCTGGCGAGCGCCGAGCACGTATACCCCGTGCAGGCGCAGAAGGTGGCGGTGATATCCGGCGGAATGCATTGCGCCGATACAAACGAGGAGGCGGAGCGGTGGGCGGCCACGCTGGCCCATAGCGTCTCCTTGTCCATCGACGCTTATGAGCGGCTGTCGAAGCTGTCCGCCGACTACGGATCGCTCGGCAAGATCAAGAACATCGACTTCAAAAACGAGCGCTATCTGTTCGACGAGTCGGGCAGCTTCATCGTCGGCGACGTCGAGACCTGCACCAAGCAGGTCCAGCGGTTCGTCGACATGGGCATCGACGCGCTCGCGCTGCGCATCGATGGCATGCCGCACAAGGAGCTGATGAAGTCGATCGAGCTGTTCGGCAAGTACGTCATCCCGAGGTTCAAAAACCACCGGTCGGTCGTGCGCACGTCCGACGCGATCCTTGCAGACATCCGCGCCGCCCGCCCCGCCCATTATGCCGAGCGCGAGGCCTTCGAGAACGCCAAGGCGGCCGCCGGGACCGTCGATGGCGCAGTCCGTAATCCTGCTGCTTCGGCCTGACGCCCATTTGAAGAACTGGAGACTGAAGATGAAAGACAAAAAATATGAAGGCTTGCTCGTAGAGATACGTCCGAGCGGTGTGGCCGTCATAACCATGAACCGGCCTGAAATCCTCAACGCCATCAATTGGCCTATGCATACCGCGTTGGAGGAGGTGTTCGTAGACCTCGATAGGGCCCCCGCGGTGAAGGCCATAGTGCTCACTGGCGCTGGTCGAGGCTTCTGCTCAGGGGGTGATCAGAACGCGCTTGATACCGGTGGGCATCCGATATCGCCCACGCGCTCGGGTCGACATCTCATCAGGAACATCCTCGAAGTCGAGTCCCCCGTCATCGCTGCCGTGAACGGCGTGGCGGTCGGGTTGGGCGCCACGCTCGCCCTGTTTTGCGACGTTATCTTTGCCCAGCCAAGCGCGCGCTTCGCCGATACGCATGTTACGGCCGGTGTCGTCGCCGGAGATGGGGGCGCTGTAATTTGGCCGCTTCTCCTGGGTCCGGCACGGGCCAAACACTTCTTGATGACCGGTGACTTCATTTCGGCGGAAGACGCGGCGGCTGCGGGGATGATCAACAAGGTCGTGCCGGAAGGTACTGTTCTTGATCATGCGATCGGATACGCCGAACTGCTCGCGAGTGGACCCCGCAACGCAATCGTCTGGACAAAATATAGCGTCAACAAGCTGATCAAGGAGCAGGTGCATCTCAATCTAGATACCGCGATGGCGCTCGAGGCGCTGACCTTCAAGAGTCCTGATCGCAAAGAAGCCGTCGCGGCCTTTCGAGAGAAACGCAAGCGCTTCGCGGAAGCCAAAAAGCCGACGTGAGCCTGGCGCGATGAAGCGGTGCCAGACTTCGATGCATAACGATAGCCCGCTACATCGAGGCTTGGCAGGCGTTCCGCGAGAAGCAGTCGCCGCGCCCTCCCTCGACTCAGAGCGAGGGCGGCTTCGCCACCCACCGCAGCAATCAGACACGAGAGACATCCGATGACGGCTTTATCCGCGCGGCACGAAAGCGATGCGGCTGCCGGGCTGTGGACGGCCGGCTACGACGGCGTCGTGGTCGCGACGCTCGACAGGCCTCCGGCCAACGCTCTGAACCGTGCGTTGTTGCTCGCCATGACGGCGCTGTTCCGGGATCGTGGCCAGGGCGACCCGGCGCCGATAGTGATCACCGGTGCCGGGGCGCGGTTCTTCTGCGCCGGCGGTGACATCAAGGAAGCCGACGGAGCCGCCGCTGACCCGGTCGAAGACCGAATGCGGGGTTTCCATAACCTCCTTGTCGCGATGGAACGATACCCGGCTCCGGTCATCGCCGCTGTCAACGGCGACTGCGTCGGCGGCGGCGTGGAGTACGCGCTATTCGCAGATGTGGTGCTCGCGGCGCCTCACGCCCGGTTCGGATTCCCCGAGATCAGACACGGCCTTCTGCCCGCGGACAAGGGAATCCAGCGCCTCGTCCGCCTGATCGGAACACGGCCCGCACGTGACTTGCTGCTGAACGGTGAACTCGTCGGCGCCGAGCAGGCGGCACGGTGGGGCCTTGTCGACGCGATTATCGAGCCCGATCGACTGGTGGAGGAGGCGCTCGGCCGGGCCCGGGAGGCCGGCCGTCGAGCTCCTGTGCTCTATGCGGCGCTTAAGCAGGCCGTGAACGATTACGACGACGCTGTTGATCAACGCCGGGCCGAACTGACGCTCGCCAAGGCTGCCTCCTGGTTCAACGACCCTGTGGCGCGAGGCCTCCGCGAAGGCTGGAGACAGGCGCGGGCGTCGTCGCAGCCTTCAGACGAGGGGGCACGAGCCCCAAACTCCACCCCGCACTCAGGCCGGTAGGTCTGTACAAATCGGAGCGATGACCATGGCCACAAATCCCGTCCCCCCAGCCACTGCCCGTGCACGGCAGGTGCCGGTACTGAGCGGCGTCACCGACATCGGCGTCGCCAACTTCCAAGCCGTCGAGCGAACCTTCGCCCAGATGGTACACGAACGAGCCGAGGTTGAGCCCGATGACGTCGCGTTTTGCCAGTGGGACGGCATGCGCGCGATTCCGACCACGTGGGCGCAGTACGCATCGACTGTACGCGAGGTTGCGCTCGGGCTGGCAGCCGTCGGTGTCGCGCCCGGCGACAGAGTCGCCATCATGGCGCCGGGCCGGGGCGAGTGGGTGATTGCGGCGCTTGGCATCCTCTCGGCCGGAGCGATTCCTGTCGGTGTCTACCCCATGAGTTCCGCTGCTGAAGTGAGGCAACTGGTCGGACACAGCGAAGCCGTTGCCATGGTTGTTGGCGACGACAATGACGTGGCAAAGGTCGCTTCAGTTGCCACGGGGCTTCCAGCACTACGAGCCGTGATCAGCTTCGATGGCTCCCCATCAGGACTTCCAGGAACGGTTGTCGGCAAGACATGGACCGCACTGCGCGAGACCGGTCGAGCCCACGATGCGGCCAACCCGGCGCTTTTCGACGAGCGCCTCGTCGGGGGGCACATCGACCAGCCAGCAGCTTTGTTCTACACGTCCGGATCCACCGGAGCTCCCAAAGGTGTCATCCATACCCACCGCACCTTGCAGTACTCTGTCCTTGGATCCGCCGTACTCAACCCGGACGTGACCACAACCCGCCGAGACTCGCTCAGCTTCCTGGGCCTCTCCCATGTTTCTCCGGCCATGTCCGGCGTCTACGTGCCGATCATGACCCGGGCGGTGGTGACCTTCTGCCGCCTGGACCAGCTTTCGGAGGCCCTCCGCGGAGTACGTCCGACTGGGATCGTCTGGCCGCCGCGGCTGCATGAGAAGCTGCTCAGCGTAGCGCTGGCCGGGATCAAGGGGGCGCCGGCATCTTTCCAGAAATCTTACGAGGACGCGATGGCGGTGGCCCGCGAGGTCGCCGCCGCGCGCCGACGCGGCGAATGCGTGCCTGCCAAGTTGCAAACGCGCTACGACCAAATCCAGGAACAGGTATTCCTGCCTCTACGCGCAAAGTTAGGCGTGGACCGGGTCAACATCGCTTGGACCGCGTCGGGAGCGATGACCCCCGAGGTGCATGCCTTGTGGCAGCTGTGGGGCGTGGACTTGCGCGAGATGTACGGCACGACCGAGACCTGCGGCTGGGTCCTCGCGCAGTGGGATCGCGCCTTTCCGTCCCCTGGGACCGTGGGCAAGGCCATGCCCGACCCGCGATTTGGGATCAAGGTCAGTAGCGAGGGCGAACTGCTGGTGAAGGGGCCTCTGCTGTTCCGCGGCTACTGGAACGACGCGGAGGCGACCGCGGACGTGATGGAGGGGGAGTGGTACCGCACCGGCGACCTCGTTGAAATCGACGCATCCGGCGAGGTCAAGCTCATCGGACGAGCCAAGGACATCATCGTCACCAGCGGCGGCAAGACCATCAATCCGCAGCCTACTGAAGTGCGCCTCAAGGCCAGTTCTCTCATCGAGGAGGCCGTGGTCGTCGGCGACGGCCGCAAATACCTCACCGTCATCATCTGGCCGACTGAGAACGGCAGCAAGCTCGACAGGGACGGGCTGCACGAGGGCTTG from Bradyrhizobium elkanii USDA 76 harbors:
- a CDS encoding enoyl-CoA hydratase/isomerase family protein, whose amino-acid sequence is MTALSARHESDAAAGLWTAGYDGVVVATLDRPPANALNRALLLAMTALFRDRGQGDPAPIVITGAGARFFCAGGDIKEADGAAADPVEDRMRGFHNLLVAMERYPAPVIAAVNGDCVGGGVEYALFADVVLAAPHARFGFPEIRHGLLPADKGIQRLVRLIGTRPARDLLLNGELVGAEQAARWGLVDAIIEPDRLVEEALGRAREAGRRAPVLYAALKQAVNDYDDAVDQRRAELTLAKAASWFNDPVARGLREGWRQARASSQPSDEGARAPNSTPHSGR
- a CDS encoding TrbI/VirB10 family protein, encoding MNTRNVNDHEQAVPPETQGEQSESFRLRAEHPRVTRLSRKVLAGASAVALLVIGGAVLWSLQHNRSRNQAANELYSTDHHNVADGITTLPKDYAGLPRQPIPQLGPPLPGDLGRPILAAQGQLPTSGADPDQQRRDQETEAARISHLFAATNGREVRPPAAAVGSDRVVPASATSTGDDGSAQNGQDRKLAFVNASADRRTVSPDRITKPASPYIVQAGTVIPGALITGIRSDLPGQITAQVTENVFDTPTGRFLLVPQGARLIGVYDSQVTFGQSRVLLVWTRLIMPNGRSIVLERQPGADAAGYAGLEDQVDNHWGELFKAAALSTFLAVGTELGAGSDTNSNDSAIIQALRHGASDSLNQTGQQVVRRSLNIQPTLTVRPGFPVRVIVNRDLILVPYGV
- a CDS encoding AMP-dependent synthetase/ligase, whose product is MATNPVPPATARARQVPVLSGVTDIGVANFQAVERTFAQMVHERAEVEPDDVAFCQWDGMRAIPTTWAQYASTVREVALGLAAVGVAPGDRVAIMAPGRGEWVIAALGILSAGAIPVGVYPMSSAAEVRQLVGHSEAVAMVVGDDNDVAKVASVATGLPALRAVISFDGSPSGLPGTVVGKTWTALRETGRAHDAANPALFDERLVGGHIDQPAALFYTSGSTGAPKGVIHTHRTLQYSVLGSAVLNPDVTTTRRDSLSFLGLSHVSPAMSGVYVPIMTRAVVTFCRLDQLSEALRGVRPTGIVWPPRLHEKLLSVALAGIKGAPASFQKSYEDAMAVAREVAAARRRGECVPAKLQTRYDQIQEQVFLPLRAKLGVDRVNIAWTASGAMTPEVHALWQLWGVDLREMYGTTETCGWVLAQWDRAFPSPGTVGKAMPDPRFGIKVSSEGELLVKGPLLFRGYWNDAEATADVMEGEWYRTGDLVEIDASGEVKLIGRAKDIIVTSGGKTINPQPTEVRLKASSLIEEAVVVGDGRKYLTVIIWPTENGSKLDRDGLHEGLRKQIEDLNAELARPLQLKDFRIAPRALSPGAGELTAKGTIRRAAVLTSFSALVDEMYDSAEHNEFADQARLQG
- a CDS encoding LysR family transcriptional regulator, with amino-acid sequence MNMTGIEIRNNRRGTASAIDLQQLRFAVVASDYGSFRRAADVLSIKHTVLSRSIGQLEYLVGTSLFERSSGGIKPTIAGQAVLRIARLILEQVDILVETGRSGGRGDTGHLVIGFYTSVSTGNLRATIGEFKKLLPQIELATMERSRFHLMTALRNGTVDVVVSPGRLACLDVKSLLLWSERILISLPQDHHLAAREIIYWADLRNEKILLSKIDPGRELEDLLISKLASPDDRPAVERHDVSRGIIKNLTSMGMGLSLVMESDIGASFAGLVYRELHDGTGPSRVDFFAHWRDDNENPALNRFLNLLAERYPSLPPALEG
- a CDS encoding DUF2274 domain-containing protein, with protein sequence MPKLKIAALPDDKPVKVAAELPASVHRDLVAYAEALASESGQRIDPAKLIAPMLARFMATDRGFAKARRAGHPSRAGGSEG
- a CDS encoding enoyl-CoA hydratase/isomerase family protein, with the translated sequence MKDKKYEGLLVEIRPSGVAVITMNRPEILNAINWPMHTALEEVFVDLDRAPAVKAIVLTGAGRGFCSGGDQNALDTGGHPISPTRSGRHLIRNILEVESPVIAAVNGVAVGLGATLALFCDVIFAQPSARFADTHVTAGVVAGDGGAVIWPLLLGPARAKHFLMTGDFISAEDAAAAGMINKVVPEGTVLDHAIGYAELLASGPRNAIVWTKYSVNKLIKEQVHLNLDTAMALEALTFKSPDRKEAVAAFREKRKRFAEAKKPT
- a CDS encoding LLM class flavin-dependent oxidoreductase, which encodes MRFIFFSEGETQPGHTHAHRYRELIDEVILAEKVGFDAFGCSEQHFAIGTASTSAPEVIYPYMMALTSRIQFIHLITPLPKKINHALRVAERLATEDILSNGRVGLAVGRGNTTLALRAFEVDPEETKAQQIEGIEVIRRALSNDIFSFVGEHYKIPPRSLTPKHVTLPYPPIMMATSSPQSITAAAHMGIGAMMGGGYSGFASVQRSAELYDKELASAEHVYPVQAQKVAVISGGMHCADTNEEAERWAATLAHSVSLSIDAYERLSKLSADYGSLGKIKNIDFKNERYLFDESGSFIVGDVETCTKQVQRFVDMGIDALALRIDGMPHKELMKSIELFGKYVIPRFKNHRSVVRTSDAILADIRAARPAHYAEREAFENAKAAAGTVDGAVRNPAASA
- a CDS encoding acyl-homoserine-lactone synthase, which produces MIQLITPPSYGELSDTLVEMHRLRHRVFKLRMAWEVETSSDMEIDEFDALHPDYLIQVDESGQVHGSVRLLPTLGPTMLRDTFPALLEGRPAPSTPLVWESSRFATDVPNDAPKGACGIALATYELFAGMVEFGLSRQLTDILTVTDVRMERILRRSGWPLRRICNPSTIGNTLAVAGYLDISRDTLASLRKAGGLSAPVLWTPVISAAA
- a CDS encoding LuxR family transcriptional regulator; amino-acid sequence: MHRVFQQFIDAIVSAEDAEGFSNALAETASALDLSCFAYLALQSEEDRKPRLISTYPTRWTTHYLDKKYQVIDPVIREALQSPEPFRWGIDFRSQTSSKEQRRLFDEAAQCGIRFGFTVPIHDGHGPISALTFATDESRPQFEKCIDSHTRVLQLMAMYFHAHVRRKLGNERGLDGIRLSRREVECLEWAARGKSSWETGCILGISRNTVAYYLENAKEKLGVRTIAQAVTHLAAANRKKQN
- a CDS encoding TetR/AcrR family transcriptional regulator produces the protein MNIQPLPIKRAYSSGRREQLIAVAAELFLQHSYDAVTVEMIAARAGITGPGLYRHFQNKQAVLIAVLEEPTQIVHEVAKRIAETTKDPKAAMIAMVESHIRLILKGPPSTLIFTKNEHALPEHDHRRIRREMALYAEEWISVIIPLRPDLSEPEARLLTQAVFSMLNTAATLRKGLDEESIFSTMRQAALHALLGRGDL